TTAGTAGCTTACTCTACTTTCGAGAAGCTGTTTTTTTACTAGCTGCGCAGAGTTTCGGACACAACCCCATGTTCAGTCGACTGCGTCTGCAAAGCCCAGATCGCGCACAGCCTGAATCTGCGCGGCTGTGAATCCATGGTCCGGATGGCTTCTGAAGCGGCCGACAGAGACAGGGGCGACGAGCTCTGCGAGCGGCACGGGGTCGGCACCGGGAGCGGAAATGCCGAGGAAATCGAGCAGGCCGCGGATCTCCCCGCCCGGACTGGCGCAAAGCCGATCATAGTTGAGGAGATGGAACCTGTCGGGGCCGATCACCCGCCCGATCTCGACCGCCCTGCGGTTGGCAGTGATCCAGAAGTCCAGCGCCACGCTGGGCGTCAGCGGAACGGTGTGCACGTCCGCATTGCCGATCACTGCGCCCCAATTGGCGCGCTGCTGCTGGTTTTTGCTGAACGCCATGTCGAGGCCGTTGCGGATGACATGGACATATTTCAGGTTCGGTATCGCCGCGGCGACCTGCGGCAGGAACACATGCGTGTTCGGCTCTTTCCATCCCCAGCCGCGAAACAGCTGGCGATCGTATCGCCGGGAGTGGAAAAGCTCTGTCAGCACGGCCGGCGTCACGCCGAGAAAGAAGCCCACCTCCTCCGCCTCGCGCATGATCGTGCGCAAACGGGCTTCCGCCCCGTTCGGCAGGTTGTCCGTCAGCCCCTCCTCCATCGCGCGCCGGAAGAGATTCAACGCGAAGAAGAATTCGTCCGGTTGAGGCATTGCCCGGAACCAGGCCGGCCGCTTGAACAGGAGCGTGAACCAGAGGTTGTCCAGCTTGGAATTGAGCGAATCGCCGATATAGATGTCGAGCATCTGCAGCATGCGCGCGACGACGCGCGTCCCGCTGCCGCCGAGGCCGCCGACGGCGACGATATGCGGATACTGCATCACGCCTGTAACCGCCCCTCAGGAGACCGGATCATCTCGATTTCGCCGCCCATGCCAGCCACCACACGCTCGCCCGAAGCGCGGCCCGGATATCCGCTTCTCACGATGCTTCTCCTCGAAATGCCAAGCCCCGCCGGCAGAGCCGGATAGAACCGTCCGGCCAGCGAAAACAGTCGCCGTCCAGATTTCAAAGCAGGCGGGCATGGGAATACCAGCTGCCTGCGGTTGTAAAGGCAGTACAGCGGAATCACGATGCGCAAGGTCGAATTCCTGATCGCAGGCGTCCGGAAGGCGGAGAGGGACTATCTGAGGAACATCTTCCAGGACGTGAAGCGCCTGTCGCAGATGATCCCGGATGATCTAGGACGCTGGGGCATTCCCTGACCCGGCCGTTGCTTCACAGCGTACGCAGCGCGGCGATCAGCGCCTGCATGTCGGCGGGCAGTGGCGCCTCGAACTCCATCACCTCGCCGCTGACCGGGTGGGCGAAGGCGAGCAGGCCGGCATGCAGCGCCTGGCGCGGAAAGGCGTCGACCACCTGGCGCACATCGTCGGGAAGGCGATTGGACTTGGTCCGGAAGCCGGCGCCGTAGTCGCGGTCGCCGACCAGCGGATGGCCGATATGGGCCATGTGAACGCGGATCTGGTGCGTGCGGCCTGTCTCCAGCCGG
The Mesorhizobium australicum genome window above contains:
- a CDS encoding sulfotransferase family protein yields the protein MQYPHIVAVGGLGGSGTRVVARMLQMLDIYIGDSLNSKLDNLWFTLLFKRPAWFRAMPQPDEFFFALNLFRRAMEEGLTDNLPNGAEARLRTIMREAEEVGFFLGVTPAVLTELFHSRRYDRQLFRGWGWKEPNTHVFLPQVAAAIPNLKYVHVIRNGLDMAFSKNQQQRANWGAVIGNADVHTVPLTPSVALDFWITANRRAVEIGRVIGPDRFHLLNYDRLCASPGGEIRGLLDFLGISAPGADPVPLAELVAPVSVGRFRSHPDHGFTAAQIQAVRDLGFADAVD